The following nucleotide sequence is from Deltaproteobacteria bacterium RBG_16_64_85.
TCGAAGAACTCGTCCATCGTCCCGAATCCGCCGGGGAGCACCGCGAACGCGTCGGCGCGTCGGCTCATTTCCATCTTTCGCTCGTGCATGGAGTCCGTGACGATCATCCGCGTAAGTCCCTCGTGCGCGAGTTCCCTGGTGCAGAGGAACCTCGGGATGACGCCGACGGCCTTCCCTCCCCCTTCGAGGATCCGGTTCGCCAGGACTCCCATCAGCCCCACCGATCCGCCTCCATAGACGAGCGCGATGTCTTCTTCGATCATCCTGTCGGCGAGCGCAAGCGTGTCCCGCCGGAACCTCCCGGGGACGTGGTTGCTGGAGGAGCTGAAGACGCACAGGCGCCGGATCATCATCCTGCAAACCATACGGCGAATCGAGGAAAAATGGAAGCAGGGGAAATGTGTTGACATGGGGGTAAAAGAATAAATACTATATAGACGATAGACATAATATGGGAGGCGGACATGACAAAATGGTTCCTGGATAATTCGCTTTCGATCGGGCGCACGCCGCTGGTGAAGCTCAACAAGATTGTGGACGGTACGGGCGCCACGGTCCTTGGCAAGGTCGAGGGGCGCAACCCTTCGTATTCCGTGAAGTGCAGGATCGGGGCCTCCATGGTTTGGGACGCGGAGAAGAAGGGGCTCCTGGGCCCCGGCAAGACCATCGTCGAGCCGACCTCCGGGAACACGGGAATCGCGCTGGGGTTCGTCGCCGCCGCCCGCGGCTACGAGATCATCCTCACGATGCCGGAGACGTTTAGCATCGAGCGCCGCATGGTCCTCAAGGCGTTCGGCTCGAAGCTGGTCCTGACCGAGGGGGCCAAGGGAATGAAAGGGGCGATCGAGAAGGCGGAAGAGATCGTCGCCTCGGACCCGGCCAGGTATTACATGCCCCAGCAGTTCAAGAATCCCGCGAATCCGAAGATCCACGAGGACACCACGGGGCCGGAGATCTGGGAAGACACCGGCGGGGCGATCGACGTCCTGGTGTCGGGCGTCGGCACGGGGGGGACGATCACCGGGGTATCGCGCTACGTCAAAACCACCTGTGGGAAGAAAATCGTCTCCGTGGCG
It contains:
- a CDS encoding cysteine synthase A encodes the protein MTKWFLDNSLSIGRTPLVKLNKIVDGTGATVLGKVEGRNPSYSVKCRIGASMVWDAEKKGLLGPGKTIVEPTSGNTGIALGFVAAARGYEIILTMPETFSIERRMVLKAFGSKLVLTEGAKGMKGAIEKAEEIVASDPARYYMPQQFKNPANPKIHEDTTGPEIWEDTGGAIDVLVSGVGTGGTITGVSRYVKTTCGKKIVSVAVEPVHSPVITQKLRGEPLKPGPHKIQGIGAGFIPDVLDLSLVDRVEQVTNDESVEYARRLAREEGLLSGISAGAAAAVAARLAKLPEFAGKTIVTILPDAGERYMTTVLFEGWFENEASATTI
- a CDS encoding Rossman fold protein, TIGR00730 family; this encodes MRRLCVFSSSSNHVPGRFRRDTLALADRMIEEDIALVYGGGSVGLMGVLANRILEGGGKAVGVIPRFLCTRELAHEGLTRMIVTDSMHERKMEMSRRADAFAVLPGGFGTMDEFFEILTWKQLGLHASPIVVANTLGWFDPILSFCRHAVKVRTVAPRNLDLFEVVPSAAQVVDALLRRRRPAPSPGLLTRT